From the Roseofilum casamattae BLCC-M143 genome, the window CCGTATAAAATAAAATAATGTACCCCAGTAACTTAACTGACCAACAGTGGGAAATTATTCGTCCTCTCATTCCCGATGCCAAAACCGGTGGAAGACCCCGAACTACTGATATGAGGGCTATCTGTGATGGGATTTTCTATCATCTGAAAACAGGCTGTCAGTGGGCATATCTTCCGAAAGAATTTCCTCCCTATT encodes:
- a CDS encoding transposase; the encoded protein is MYPSNLTDQQWEIIRPLIPDAKTGGRPRTTDMRAICDGIFYHLKTGCQWAYLPKEFPPY